In Bdellovibrio sp. GT3, one genomic interval encodes:
- a CDS encoding BMP family lipoprotein: MTKKFFVTLLLLSISTTAFANIKVGLVLDKGGKDDKSFNSAAYMGATKAEKDLKIELKYVEATDTNAIENLHRNFARKNYDLIIGVGFAQTDAVKKVSAQFPKIKFAIVDGEVTAANVRSLMFEEHEGSFLVGALAAMASKSGSVGFVGGMDIPLIRRFAMGYDAGAKFINPKIKISENYVGVTGEAWNNPAKSKELALAQYGKGVDVIFVAAGASNTGVFDAAEEKKKFAIGVDSNQNWMKPGTILTSMMKAVDVAVYETIKETKDGKFKGEIARFGLKNSGVDYTLDKYNEKLITPEMKKKVDDIKKKIIAGQIQVPDYYKKK; the protein is encoded by the coding sequence ATGACAAAAAAGTTTTTCGTTACGCTGCTTCTTCTGTCAATCAGCACCACTGCATTCGCGAACATTAAAGTCGGTCTAGTCCTTGATAAAGGTGGAAAAGACGACAAGTCCTTCAACTCCGCTGCCTACATGGGCGCAACCAAAGCCGAAAAAGATTTGAAGATTGAATTGAAATACGTTGAGGCAACTGACACCAACGCAATTGAAAATCTTCACCGCAACTTTGCTCGCAAAAACTATGATCTGATTATCGGTGTTGGTTTTGCACAAACTGATGCTGTTAAAAAAGTTTCCGCACAATTTCCCAAAATTAAATTCGCCATCGTTGACGGCGAAGTCACTGCCGCAAACGTTCGCTCTTTGATGTTTGAAGAACACGAAGGATCCTTCCTGGTTGGTGCATTGGCAGCAATGGCTTCCAAATCCGGCTCTGTTGGTTTCGTCGGCGGCATGGATATTCCGCTGATCCGCCGCTTTGCGATGGGTTACGACGCTGGTGCAAAATTCATCAATCCAAAAATCAAAATCTCCGAGAACTATGTCGGCGTTACTGGCGAGGCCTGGAACAATCCGGCCAAATCAAAAGAGCTGGCACTCGCTCAATATGGCAAAGGTGTCGATGTGATCTTTGTCGCAGCAGGCGCTTCCAACACTGGAGTATTTGACGCTGCGGAAGAAAAGAAGAAATTCGCGATCGGTGTCGACTCCAACCAAAATTGGATGAAACCTGGCACAATCCTGACTTCCATGATGAAAGCAGTTGATGTAGCTGTATATGAAACCATCAAGGAAACAAAGGATGGTAAGTTCAAAGGGGAAATAGCCCGCTTTGGATTGAAAAACTCCGGCGTGGATTACACCCTGGATAAGTACAACGAAAAACTGATAACTCCGGAAATGAAAAAGAAAGTCGACGATATCAAAAAGAAAATCATCGCCGGCCAGATTCAAGTTCCAGATTACTATAAGAAGAAGTAA
- a CDS encoding Crp/Fnr family transcriptional regulator, with product MESQTILNGGVNSLGFMGQQNLNIPTTSNVPYEVIHLKEEEMIFKEGDTPKGLYYVQSGCVKVVVNRSHARGRTTTNEYVTKLVSPGEYFGYKALVKGGVATCHAKAVKSTVLWLYPRELIQVAMAQASPMVKLLLNQSVNDLESFENTSQLHYLASVQERIAYQLVILADRFGTQTPNGISLNLKLTRNEFAQLASTINESLSRHLTEFKNEGLIDLNGKEIIIKNRDGLMRRSGNF from the coding sequence ATGGAATCGCAAACGATACTCAACGGCGGAGTTAACTCCCTAGGTTTTATGGGCCAACAGAACTTGAACATCCCAACAACTTCGAATGTCCCTTACGAAGTAATTCACCTCAAAGAAGAGGAGATGATCTTTAAGGAAGGGGATACTCCAAAAGGATTGTACTATGTGCAATCAGGATGTGTGAAAGTTGTCGTAAATCGTTCTCACGCACGAGGACGCACAACGACAAATGAATATGTGACAAAACTTGTTTCCCCTGGAGAATACTTTGGCTACAAAGCCTTGGTAAAAGGTGGCGTTGCAACATGCCATGCAAAAGCAGTGAAATCGACGGTCTTGTGGTTGTATCCACGTGAGTTGATTCAAGTTGCTATGGCACAAGCTTCACCGATGGTTAAATTGCTATTGAACCAATCTGTAAACGATTTGGAATCTTTCGAGAACACAAGCCAATTGCATTATTTGGCTTCAGTTCAAGAGCGCATCGCTTACCAATTGGTGATTTTGGCAGACCGCTTCGGCACACAAACTCCAAATGGCATTTCTTTGAATCTAAAACTGACACGCAATGAATTTGCTCAGTTGGCCAGCACAATTAATGAATCATTGTCCCGCCATCTGACGGAGTTCAAAAACGAAGGTTTGATTGATTTGAACGGCAAAGAAATCATCATTAAAAACCGCGATGGTTTGATGAGACGTTCAGGTAATTTTTAA
- the tsaA gene encoding tRNA (N6-threonylcarbamoyladenosine(37)-N6)-methyltransferase TrmO, producing MEPIGYIESCFKDKFGTPRQPGLVKSAWAKLKIRADLQPEEALQGLEGFSHVWLVWVFHQNKVARYHAKVHPPRMGGKSIGLFATRTPHRPNPIGLSLVELVKVEKDGIIVSGADLVDGTPILDIKPYLPEIESIPNARTGWTSEVVKDPIQVEFTEHASKILAQWQKQNPDKKLQEIIEDTLKLDPRPVVYRGYEGDEGSPYRNKHAVRLFDGDIHFEFENATLVRVLDILFTHN from the coding sequence ATGGAACCTATTGGGTATATTGAGAGTTGTTTTAAGGATAAGTTCGGCACTCCGCGCCAGCCTGGCTTGGTGAAGAGTGCGTGGGCAAAGTTGAAGATTCGTGCGGATCTTCAGCCGGAAGAAGCACTTCAAGGGCTCGAGGGTTTCAGTCATGTTTGGTTAGTGTGGGTGTTTCACCAGAACAAGGTGGCTCGCTATCACGCTAAAGTTCATCCGCCACGCATGGGTGGCAAGAGCATCGGTCTTTTCGCCACGCGCACTCCACATCGTCCTAATCCCATTGGCTTATCGTTGGTGGAGCTGGTGAAAGTCGAAAAAGACGGCATTATCGTTTCGGGTGCGGATCTTGTTGATGGCACGCCGATTTTGGATATCAAACCTTATTTGCCAGAGATCGAATCGATCCCGAATGCCCGAACAGGATGGACTTCAGAGGTTGTTAAAGATCCAATCCAGGTGGAGTTCACTGAGCACGCGTCAAAGATTTTAGCTCAGTGGCAAAAACAAAATCCTGATAAAAAACTGCAGGAAATCATAGAGGACACTTTGAAGTTGGATCCTCGCCCTGTGGTCTATCGTGGATATGAGGGAGATGAGGGCTCTCCGTACCGTAATAAGCATGCTGTGCGCTTGTTTGATGGGGATATTCACTTTGAGTTTGAGAACGCCACATTGGTTAGAGTTCTCGATATTCTTTTTACGCATAATTAG
- a CDS encoding isopenicillin N synthase family dioxygenase, whose amino-acid sequence MRTIETSSHAENSTLRKVPTLSLASYTQGSGSDKARFIDQLFTGLKEYGFIILKDHNVNAADLHKAYELLEKFYALPEEVKKSYISPTAGFQRGYTPFGKEHAKDSPVMDLKEFWHVGRELAPANALKSIYPDNIWPDKEIPEFKDHFLKLFAALEVAGDVMLEALTMPLEVDKDFFARMTKDGNSILRLLHYPPIPEGVDPRCVRAAAHEDINFITILPAATASGLQLKDRDGTWLDIDSEPDTLIVDVGDMLARLSNDVLPSTTHRVINPQDGTNSHRYSMPFFMHPHPDAMLSCLPSCKGAGAKYPDITGQDFLMQRLREIGLIK is encoded by the coding sequence ATGAGAACGATCGAAACCAGCTCTCACGCAGAGAACAGTACACTTCGCAAAGTTCCAACATTGAGTCTTGCAAGTTATACGCAAGGTTCTGGATCCGACAAGGCCCGCTTCATCGATCAATTGTTTACCGGCCTTAAAGAATACGGTTTTATCATCCTTAAAGATCACAACGTTAATGCTGCTGATTTACATAAAGCTTACGAGTTGCTTGAAAAGTTCTATGCACTTCCTGAAGAAGTTAAAAAGTCTTACATCTCGCCAACAGCTGGTTTCCAACGTGGTTACACGCCGTTTGGCAAAGAACATGCGAAAGACTCTCCAGTTATGGATCTTAAAGAGTTCTGGCATGTCGGCCGTGAGCTGGCGCCAGCAAATGCTTTGAAATCCATTTACCCTGATAATATCTGGCCAGATAAAGAAATTCCTGAATTCAAAGATCACTTCCTGAAGTTGTTCGCAGCTTTGGAAGTGGCGGGTGATGTGATGTTGGAAGCTTTGACGATGCCTCTAGAGGTGGACAAGGATTTCTTTGCTCGCATGACGAAAGACGGAAATTCAATTCTGCGTCTTTTGCACTATCCACCGATCCCAGAAGGTGTTGATCCTCGTTGTGTGCGCGCAGCCGCTCATGAAGATATTAACTTCATCACAATTTTGCCTGCGGCAACAGCTTCAGGTCTTCAGTTGAAGGATCGTGATGGCACTTGGTTGGATATTGATTCTGAGCCGGACACTTTGATTGTGGACGTTGGTGATATGTTGGCACGTTTATCAAATGACGTTTTGCCTTCGACCACCCACCGTGTGATCAATCCACAAGACGGTACAAACTCCCATCGTTATTCGATGCCGTTCTTTATGCATCCTCATCCAGATGCAATGCTAAGTTGCCTGCCATCTTGCAAAGGTGCTGGGGCCAAGTATCCAGACATCACTGGGCAGGATTTCTTGATGCAGCGTCTTCGTGAGATTGGTTTGATCAAGTAG
- a CDS encoding valine--tRNA ligase: MSEQLSDRYNPADVENRTYQWWENSGYFKAQDQSTKPPFSIILPPPNVTGFLHMGHALDHTIQDILIRWKRMNGFNTMWLPGTDHAGIATQSVVERELKKEGGVTRHDLGREKFVEKVWDWKHQYGNRIYSQMRRLGDSCDWDRAVFTLDEGVSKAVRKVFVTLHQKGLIYRGQRLVNWSGPLETAISDLEVEHKQVKGALYHINYPLEDGSGFLTVATTRPETMLGDTAVCVHPEDERYKHLIGKNVVIPLINRKIKIIADTYVDKAFGSGVVKITPAHDFNDYKIGKSHHLEFINLLTRKAEMNENAGPYAGLKVADARKKVVEDLKNLNLLVKEEPHVHSVGHCSRSGAVVEPFLSEQWFVKMEQLAVPAKRVVESGTIRFEPESWTKVYLHWLNNIEDWCISRQLWWGHRIPVWYCNSCNHQNVSETDITACEKCGKHDLHQDDDVLDTWFSSALWPFSTMGWPNETETLKTFYPTSYLVTGHDIIFFWVARMIMMGLEFKRDVPFRTVYIHGLVRDSQGRKMSKSLGNSIDPVEMIEKHGADALRFSFAAHLFSGKDFKFSEQRLEGYRNFMNKVWNAARFALSNLSDFKVPAEGVKALPNKAHLSVFDKWIITKLAEVTKEVEEAMEQERFSDAATALYQFIWNQFCDWYIEFTKPIMNGNNAEEKAATQLVIAQVLNRIMRLLHPFTPFISEEIYQKLPIKSEACIVDQYPNTRNDKEFLALASNEAAFEVDIVKEVITAMRNIRGENRISPAIKLNVRLGAANDQVQKILNGNRTALMTMGRLENMDIGAEGNLMKCAVAPVAVKDANVKVIIPLEGLVDFDEEIKRINKSIEKLNKDISILSGKLSNEKFVANADEDVIAADRALLSQSKVQLDSLKDALTRFQ; encoded by the coding sequence ATGTCAGAACAATTATCAGATCGCTACAATCCCGCAGATGTAGAAAACAGAACTTACCAATGGTGGGAAAACTCCGGCTATTTCAAAGCACAGGATCAATCCACCAAACCTCCATTTTCAATTATATTGCCTCCACCAAACGTCACAGGCTTCCTGCACATGGGTCACGCCCTGGATCACACAATCCAGGATATTCTTATCCGCTGGAAAAGAATGAACGGCTTCAACACCATGTGGTTGCCAGGAACAGATCACGCCGGTATCGCCACACAATCCGTGGTTGAGCGTGAACTGAAAAAAGAAGGTGGAGTTACCCGTCACGACCTGGGCCGCGAAAAATTCGTGGAAAAAGTTTGGGACTGGAAGCACCAATACGGCAATCGCATTTACTCTCAAATGCGTCGCTTGGGTGATTCCTGTGACTGGGATCGCGCTGTATTCACATTGGACGAAGGCGTTTCCAAAGCCGTTCGCAAAGTATTCGTGACTCTTCACCAAAAAGGTTTGATCTACCGTGGTCAACGTCTGGTGAACTGGTCAGGTCCTCTTGAAACTGCGATTTCCGACCTTGAAGTTGAACACAAACAGGTTAAGGGCGCGCTTTATCACATCAACTATCCTCTTGAAGATGGTTCCGGCTTCCTGACGGTTGCGACCACTCGTCCGGAAACAATGTTGGGCGATACCGCCGTTTGCGTGCATCCAGAAGATGAGCGCTACAAGCACTTGATCGGCAAAAATGTTGTCATTCCGTTGATCAACAGAAAAATTAAAATCATCGCTGACACTTACGTTGATAAAGCGTTTGGTTCTGGCGTGGTTAAAATCACTCCTGCCCACGACTTTAACGACTACAAAATCGGCAAGTCTCACCACCTTGAGTTCATCAATCTTCTGACCAGAAAAGCTGAGATGAACGAAAACGCGGGACCGTATGCCGGCCTTAAGGTTGCAGATGCTCGCAAAAAAGTTGTCGAAGATCTGAAAAACCTGAATCTTTTGGTTAAAGAAGAGCCACACGTTCACTCCGTGGGTCACTGCTCGCGCTCTGGCGCAGTGGTTGAGCCTTTCTTGTCTGAACAATGGTTCGTAAAAATGGAACAACTGGCTGTTCCGGCGAAACGCGTGGTTGAAAGCGGAACTATCCGTTTTGAGCCCGAGTCTTGGACAAAAGTTTACCTTCACTGGCTGAACAACATCGAAGACTGGTGTATCTCTCGCCAATTGTGGTGGGGTCACCGTATTCCGGTTTGGTATTGCAACTCCTGTAACCATCAAAATGTTTCTGAAACTGACATCACCGCTTGTGAAAAGTGCGGTAAGCACGATCTTCACCAGGACGACGACGTTTTGGATACATGGTTCTCCTCTGCTCTTTGGCCGTTCTCCACAATGGGTTGGCCAAATGAAACTGAGACCTTGAAAACGTTCTACCCAACCAGCTACCTTGTTACGGGCCATGACATCATCTTTTTCTGGGTTGCCCGTATGATCATGATGGGTCTGGAATTCAAACGTGATGTGCCGTTCAGAACGGTTTACATCCACGGCTTGGTTCGTGACTCTCAAGGCCGCAAGATGTCCAAGTCTTTGGGGAACTCCATTGATCCGGTTGAAATGATTGAAAAGCACGGTGCCGATGCCCTGCGCTTCTCATTCGCGGCTCACTTGTTCTCGGGTAAAGACTTTAAATTCAGCGAGCAACGCCTTGAAGGCTACCGTAACTTTATGAACAAGGTTTGGAATGCGGCTCGTTTCGCTCTTTCCAATCTTTCTGATTTTAAAGTTCCTGCGGAAGGCGTAAAAGCTTTACCAAACAAAGCTCATCTTAGCGTTTTCGACAAATGGATCATCACCAAGCTTGCTGAAGTGACAAAAGAAGTTGAAGAAGCGATGGAGCAGGAAAGATTCTCTGACGCGGCCACAGCTTTGTATCAGTTCATCTGGAACCAATTCTGTGACTGGTATATCGAGTTCACGAAACCAATCATGAATGGTAACAACGCGGAAGAAAAGGCGGCGACACAGCTTGTGATCGCGCAGGTTCTAAACCGCATCATGCGTCTGCTTCACCCGTTCACTCCATTTATCTCTGAGGAGATCTACCAAAAGCTTCCGATCAAATCAGAAGCTTGTATCGTGGATCAATATCCGAACACTCGTAACGATAAAGAGTTCCTGGCACTGGCTTCCAACGAAGCAGCCTTTGAAGTTGATATCGTGAAAGAAGTGATCACAGCTATGCGTAATATCCGTGGGGAAAACCGCATCAGTCCGGCAATCAAACTAAATGTACGTTTGGGCGCTGCAAACGATCAGGTTCAAAAGATCCTGAACGGCAACCGCACGGCACTTATGACGATGGGTCGCTTGGAAAACATGGATATTGGAGCAGAAGGCAACTTGATGAAGTGTGCTGTGGCTCCGGTGGCAGTTAAAGATGCCAACGTGAAAGTGATCATCCCACTTGAAGGTTTGGTTGATTTCGATGAAGAGATCAAACGTATCAACAAGTCGATTGAAAAACTGAACAAGGACATCTCAATCCTGAGCGGCAAATTGTCGAATGAAAAATTCGTGGCGAACGCCGATGAAGATGTCATCGCAGCAGACCGCGCTTTACTTTCTCAATCCAAAGTACAATTGGATTCCCTGAAAGACGCTCTAACCAGATTCCAATAG
- a CDS encoding porin yields MKKFLLAALATTTAVSAANAGSINFDARADYDSKTYEDSTQKDGSQFYFKTVRLDYQGKATEDLSFRLRAAYNKNGTQTTGAGDNSQTALEFAYLTHKMGDMFSLQVGKLGSEYGAIESQTSGADLYLTSQAYTKTGPNGNLNGEYLSTSSLLYVMGAKAILNMTPDQNLSLVVFKTPNSSVAAPTGSTPIAPAQADSNAMMEGLIYKGLFMDKNLRIMASYHMGTGYVPSTDDKYTLYSAGVTYNFGGMVLAGVDYTNSAYERDADGAKDSIYSIIGKVAFTGWEQWTPRLEVIASEEKVETSATAANNGTNKFMGYGAVLEYKPIVDTNFRYHIAYSNTTEELAAGGNDPKVDQITVGARWNADFLK; encoded by the coding sequence ATGAAAAAGTTTTTACTAGCCGCTTTGGCAACAACAACAGCTGTATCTGCTGCAAATGCAGGTTCGATCAACTTCGACGCTCGTGCGGACTATGATTCTAAAACGTACGAAGACTCCACACAAAAAGACGGAAGCCAGTTCTATTTCAAAACAGTTCGCTTGGACTACCAAGGCAAAGCAACTGAAGATCTTTCTTTCCGCCTACGTGCTGCCTACAATAAAAATGGCACGCAAACGACTGGCGCGGGCGACAACTCTCAAACCGCACTTGAGTTCGCTTACCTGACTCATAAAATGGGCGACATGTTCTCTTTGCAAGTTGGTAAATTGGGTTCTGAGTACGGCGCGATCGAGAGCCAAACTTCCGGCGCTGATTTGTACCTTACTTCTCAAGCGTACACTAAGACCGGTCCTAACGGTAACTTGAACGGCGAATACCTAAGCACAAGCTCACTACTATACGTAATGGGTGCAAAGGCGATCCTTAATATGACGCCTGATCAAAATCTTTCCTTGGTTGTTTTCAAAACACCAAACTCATCTGTAGCCGCTCCAACAGGAAGCACTCCAATCGCTCCAGCACAAGCGGATTCAAACGCGATGATGGAAGGTTTGATCTATAAAGGTTTGTTCATGGATAAAAATCTAAGAATCATGGCTTCTTACCACATGGGTACTGGTTATGTTCCTTCGACTGATGACAAGTACACTCTTTACTCTGCGGGCGTGACTTACAACTTCGGCGGTATGGTTTTGGCTGGTGTTGACTACACAAATTCCGCTTATGAAAGAGACGCAGATGGCGCGAAAGACTCCATCTACTCAATCATCGGTAAAGTGGCATTCACAGGCTGGGAGCAATGGACTCCGCGTCTTGAAGTTATCGCTTCTGAAGAGAAAGTTGAAACAAGTGCAACTGCTGCCAACAACGGCACTAACAAGTTCATGGGCTACGGCGCAGTTCTTGAGTACAAACCGATCGTTGATACAAACTTCCGCTACCACATCGCCTACAGCAACACGACTGAAGAGTTGGCCGCTGGTGGTAACGATCCAAAAGTTGACCAAATCACAGTGGGCGCTCGTTGGAACGCTGACTTCTTGAAATAG